The Hyphomicrobium sp. MC1 genome window below encodes:
- a CDS encoding acyl--CoA ligase has protein sequence MATPTTLHELLNAGDGRAPAIRASGIEALTYAGFRDLVTRTIDSLNALGIGRGDRVAIVLPNGPEMATSFVATASAATAAPLNPSYRHDEFDFYMSDINTKALIVEDGSTSPAVAVAKERGIMLITLKPDPASGAGAFTLSAETPAEKPAQTGPAQSDDTALILHTSGTTSRPKIVPLSHKNVAASAGNIATALQLSAGDRALNIMPLFHIHGLIAGVLAPLSRGGSIFCTPGFNALKFFHAMEEAAPTWYTGVPTMHQAILSRASHNAETIARHKLRFIRSSSSSLPPQVLSELEATFGAPVVEAYGMTEASHQMASNPIGGVRKPGTVGLAAGPEVAIMDTEGNLLQPGEVGEIVIRGDNVTSGYENNAKANGEAFTNGWFRTGDQGTIDADGYITITGRLKEIINRGGEKVSPREVDEVLMDHPAVLQVVTFAVPHDKLGEDVAAAVVLREGQEATERELRDFANEHLAHYKVPRKILLLPEIPKGATGKLQRIGLAQKLGLA, from the coding sequence ATGGCAACACCCACGACACTGCATGAGCTTCTGAATGCCGGAGACGGCCGAGCGCCGGCCATCCGGGCGTCCGGCATCGAAGCGCTGACCTACGCCGGCTTTCGCGACCTTGTGACGCGAACCATCGACAGCCTGAATGCGCTTGGCATCGGCCGCGGCGACCGCGTTGCGATCGTGCTGCCGAACGGCCCCGAGATGGCGACATCCTTCGTTGCAACGGCATCGGCCGCGACGGCCGCGCCGCTCAATCCTTCCTACCGCCACGACGAGTTCGACTTCTACATGTCGGACATCAACACCAAGGCGCTCATCGTCGAGGATGGCAGCACTTCACCCGCAGTCGCCGTTGCGAAAGAGCGCGGCATCATGCTCATCACGCTGAAGCCCGATCCTGCGAGCGGCGCCGGCGCATTCACGCTGTCGGCTGAAACGCCTGCCGAGAAACCAGCTCAGACTGGCCCGGCGCAGAGCGACGACACCGCATTGATCTTGCATACGTCGGGCACGACGTCGCGTCCGAAGATCGTGCCTCTCAGCCATAAGAACGTTGCGGCCTCCGCTGGCAATATCGCCACCGCATTGCAGCTTTCGGCCGGCGACCGCGCCTTGAACATCATGCCGCTGTTTCACATCCACGGTCTGATCGCGGGCGTGCTGGCCCCGCTGTCTCGCGGCGGCTCGATCTTCTGCACGCCGGGCTTCAATGCGCTGAAGTTCTTCCACGCCATGGAAGAGGCGGCGCCGACCTGGTATACTGGCGTCCCGACCATGCATCAGGCAATCCTCTCGCGCGCCAGCCACAACGCCGAGACGATCGCGCGCCACAAGCTGCGCTTCATCCGCTCCTCGTCATCGTCGCTCCCGCCGCAGGTCCTGAGCGAACTCGAAGCGACCTTCGGTGCCCCCGTCGTCGAAGCCTACGGCATGACGGAAGCCTCGCATCAGATGGCGTCGAACCCCATCGGTGGCGTCCGCAAGCCCGGCACGGTCGGCCTGGCCGCCGGACCCGAGGTCGCCATCATGGATACCGAAGGCAATCTCTTGCAGCCCGGCGAAGTCGGCGAAATCGTCATTCGCGGCGACAACGTTACGAGCGGTTACGAGAACAACGCCAAGGCCAACGGCGAAGCCTTCACCAACGGCTGGTTCCGCACCGGCGACCAGGGCACCATCGACGCCGACGGCTACATCACGATAACCGGCCGTCTGAAGGAGATCATCAATCGCGGCGGTGAGAAGGTTTCCCCGCGCGAAGTCGATGAAGTCCTGATGGATCATCCCGCCGTATTGCAGGTCGTGACGTTTGCCGTGCCGCACGACAAGCTCGGCGAAGATGTCGCCGCCGCCGTTGTGCTGCGCGAAGGCCAGGAAGCGACCGAGCGCGAGCTTCGCGACTTCGCGAACGAGCACCTCGCCCATTACAAGGTGCCCCGCAAGATCCTGCTGCTGCCGGAGATCCCCAAGGGCGCGACAGGCAAGCTACAGCGTATCGGCCTGGCCCAGAAGCTTGGCCTCGCCTGA
- a CDS encoding ketopantoate reductase family protein → MKICVVGAGGIGGLLAARLAQSGEDVTVIARGPHLAAIRANGLKLIEEDGSESVSRIAATDKIADVSEQDLVILGMKAHQVAAVVRDLPAMYGRDTAVLTAQNGIPWWYFMRVSGPHENHRLESVDPGGVVADNLPAERVLGSVVYPAAEIAEPGVIKHIEGNRFSIAEIDNSKTERVTRVSEALQKAGFKAPVVSDIRAEIWTKLWGNLSFNPISALTHATLEDICKYQPTRDAAARMMREAQAVGEALGIRFRIPLEKRIAGAEAVGPHKTSMLQDIEAGRGIEADALIGSVIELGQVANVPTPQIETIYACVKLLSATLSREGGRLRVEKA, encoded by the coding sequence ATGAAAATTTGCGTCGTCGGCGCAGGCGGAATCGGTGGCCTGCTCGCCGCGCGGCTTGCGCAATCGGGCGAAGATGTAACCGTGATCGCCCGCGGCCCGCACCTTGCGGCGATCCGCGCCAATGGCCTCAAACTGATCGAAGAGGACGGTAGCGAGAGCGTTTCTCGCATTGCCGCAACAGATAAGATCGCCGACGTTTCCGAACAGGATCTCGTTATCCTCGGAATGAAGGCACATCAGGTCGCAGCCGTCGTGCGCGATCTTCCCGCGATGTATGGTCGCGACACGGCCGTGCTCACCGCCCAGAACGGCATTCCGTGGTGGTACTTCATGCGCGTCAGCGGGCCGCACGAAAACCATCGCTTGGAAAGCGTCGATCCCGGTGGCGTGGTCGCAGATAATCTGCCTGCTGAGCGTGTTCTTGGCAGTGTGGTGTATCCCGCGGCCGAAATCGCCGAGCCGGGGGTAATTAAGCATATCGAAGGCAACCGGTTCTCGATTGCCGAAATCGATAATTCGAAAACCGAGCGCGTCACCCGCGTTTCGGAGGCGTTGCAGAAAGCCGGTTTCAAAGCCCCGGTCGTCTCCGACATTCGCGCCGAGATCTGGACGAAACTCTGGGGCAATCTGAGCTTCAATCCAATCAGCGCACTGACGCATGCGACGCTGGAAGATATCTGCAAATATCAGCCGACCCGCGATGCCGCTGCCCGCATGATGAGGGAAGCCCAGGCCGTCGGCGAAGCACTCGGCATTCGCTTCCGCATCCCGCTCGAAAAGCGCATTGCAGGCGCCGAAGCCGTCGGGCCACACAAGACGTCGATGCTGCAGGACATCGAAGCCGGTCGCGGCATCGAAGCCGACGCACTGATCGGCTCGGTGATAGAGCTCGGTCAGGTCGCAAACGTTCCGACGCCACAGATCGAAACGATCTATGCCTGCGTGAAATTGCTTTCCGCGACCTTATCGCGCGAAGGCGGACGATTGAGAGTTGAAAAGGCCTGA
- the ubiG gene encoding bifunctional 2-polyprenyl-6-hydroxyphenol methylase/3-demethylubiquinol 3-O-methyltransferase UbiG, with protein sequence MTATQQSDAGKRTLDTEEVERFSRMATEWWDPRGKFRPLHQIGPPRLSFIRDSAVERFGRDPKALRPLTGLTAVDIGCGGGLVAEPLARMGATVTAIDPSEKNIAIAKSHAEGQGIAIDYRAVRVEDLVAEGRTFDIVTCLEVVEHVPDPAKFIGECVSLVAPGGLGVFSTMNRTFKAWALAIVGAEYVLGWLPRGTHQWDRFITPAELAGYVKAAGLDDVRFEGITYNPLQDSWSRNPNTDVNYLMSARKPKPS encoded by the coding sequence ATGACCGCAACGCAGCAATCCGACGCCGGTAAACGCACCCTCGATACCGAAGAGGTCGAGCGCTTTTCCCGCATGGCCACCGAATGGTGGGACCCACGTGGAAAATTCCGCCCTTTGCACCAGATCGGGCCGCCGCGGCTGTCATTCATCCGCGATAGCGCCGTCGAACGCTTCGGCCGCGATCCCAAGGCCCTCCGGCCCCTCACCGGCTTGACGGCCGTCGATATCGGCTGCGGCGGTGGCCTCGTCGCGGAACCTTTGGCACGCATGGGCGCAACCGTCACTGCCATCGACCCGTCGGAAAAGAACATCGCCATCGCGAAATCGCACGCCGAAGGTCAGGGCATCGCCATCGACTATCGTGCCGTGCGCGTCGAAGACCTCGTCGCCGAAGGCCGCACGTTCGATATCGTCACCTGCCTCGAAGTTGTAGAGCACGTCCCAGACCCGGCGAAATTCATCGGCGAATGCGTGAGCCTCGTCGCGCCCGGCGGCCTCGGCGTGTTCTCGACGATGAACCGCACCTTCAAGGCCTGGGCGCTCGCCATCGTCGGCGCCGAGTATGTGCTCGGCTGGCTACCGCGCGGAACGCACCAGTGGGACCGCTTTATCACCCCGGCCGAGCTGGCCGGTTACGTCAAAGCCGCGGGGCTCGACGATGTCCGGTTCGAAGGCATCACGTATAATCCGCTGCAGGATTCCTGGTCGCGCAATCCGAATACGGACGTGAACTATCTGATGTCGGCACGGAAACCGAAACCATCGTGA
- a CDS encoding rhomboid family intramembrane serine protease: MFPIGDDDSQVRISPIVTTALIVVNVLFFLIELNGGNEFIQRWSFIPSRFAEDPASNWPTIFTAMFMHGGWMHLFGNMLYLYIFGDNVEENFGHVKYLAFYLIAGIAATFAQFYFNPHSNIPNVGASGAIAGVLGAYLLLFPQARVDVLVARAVMSMPALIVIGFWFVLQLFSGVGSIAHTDETADAGGVAYMAHVGGFVAGLAIALLFRGRGGPPRTA, encoded by the coding sequence ATGTTTCCAATCGGGGACGATGATTCGCAGGTCCGCATTTCGCCCATCGTTACGACGGCGCTTATCGTCGTCAACGTGCTTTTCTTCCTGATCGAGCTGAACGGCGGCAACGAGTTCATTCAGCGCTGGTCGTTCATCCCGAGTCGCTTCGCCGAAGATCCCGCGTCGAACTGGCCGACCATCTTCACCGCCATGTTCATGCACGGCGGCTGGATGCACCTGTTCGGCAACATGCTCTATCTCTACATCTTCGGCGACAACGTCGAAGAAAACTTCGGACATGTGAAGTATCTGGCGTTCTACCTGATCGCCGGTATCGCAGCGACATTCGCTCAGTTCTATTTCAATCCGCACTCGAACATTCCCAACGTCGGCGCTTCGGGCGCGATCGCCGGTGTGCTCGGTGCTTACCTGCTTCTATTCCCGCAGGCTCGCGTCGATGTGCTTGTCGCGCGGGCCGTCATGTCGATGCCGGCGCTGATCGTGATCGGCTTCTGGTTCGTGCTTCAGCTCTTCAGCGGCGTCGGCTCCATTGCCCATACCGATGAAACTGCCGACGCCGGCGGCGTCGCTTACATGGCGCATGTCGGCGGCTTCGTTGCCGGTCTCGCGATTGCGCTGCTCTTCAGAGGCCGCGGCGGCCCGCCAAGAACCGCCTGA
- the ptsP gene encoding phosphoenolpyruvate--protein phosphotransferase: MVRRDDPRPLPSETSLRVIMRHLREIMSDGGEGQEKLDRIVRQISGVMVAEVCSIYLKRQDGSLELFATEGLNPSAVHTTRLKRGEGLVGRAAELGVTVNEPEASSHPAFSYRPETGEEIYHSLLAVPIARSGQVLGVLVIQNRTPREYSDEDVEVMQATAMVIAENLVSGAVAGTVAAIEASRSQPLVIEGEPISDGIALGHVVLHEPRIVVTQLMAENPALELERLSLALEKLQLNIDEMFDHEHLSNIGEHRDVLEAYRMFAHDKGWHRRLREAVEGGLTAEAAVERVQNAMRTRMLRQHDTYWRERQRDLDDLSDRLLRVLAGRLKSSEDDGGLPPDTILVARTMGPAELLDYDRSRLRGLVVEDGSSQSHVAVVAKALGIAAIGQAAGIVDRVSAGDAAIVDAVAGEVHLRPTAEVISAYSDKVRFRARRQKRYQSLRDRPAITKDGVPIALMMNAGLLVDLPHLDEAGADGIGLYRTELQFMLSESFPRLDRQTQLYKAVMDEARGKPVVFRTLDIGGDKVLPYLRQPKEENPSMGWRAIRMALDRPELFRLQVRALLKAAAGRELRVMIPMVSATYELGAIRALIEREKAFLTEHGHPLPQIILVGAMFEVPALLFELDAFLSRVDFVSVGSNDLMQFLFAADRTNARVASRFDVLAPAPLRALKSLMTAASAHNVPVTLCGEMAGSPLEALTLIGLGFRSLSMAPASIGPIKSMVLSLDAAKVTAFLDDLLKEGAKDVRMSLQQFAETEHVALDG, from the coding sequence ATGGTGCGGCGCGACGATCCGAGACCTTTACCAAGCGAGACCTCGCTTCGGGTCATCATGCGCCATCTGCGCGAGATCATGTCCGATGGCGGCGAGGGCCAGGAAAAGCTCGATCGTATCGTGCGGCAGATTTCCGGCGTCATGGTCGCCGAGGTTTGCTCGATCTATCTGAAGCGGCAAGATGGCTCACTCGAACTTTTCGCGACCGAAGGCCTCAATCCGAGTGCGGTGCATACGACGCGACTGAAGCGCGGCGAGGGTCTCGTGGGACGCGCTGCCGAGCTTGGCGTGACCGTCAACGAACCGGAAGCGTCGAGCCATCCGGCGTTCTCCTACCGGCCGGAAACAGGTGAAGAAATTTATCATTCTCTGCTCGCCGTGCCGATCGCGCGGTCGGGGCAGGTGCTTGGCGTGCTCGTCATCCAGAACCGGACGCCGCGCGAATATTCCGACGAAGATGTTGAGGTGATGCAGGCGACCGCGATGGTGATCGCGGAAAATCTCGTCTCTGGCGCCGTGGCGGGGACAGTCGCGGCCATCGAAGCCTCGCGCTCGCAACCGCTCGTCATCGAGGGCGAACCCATCTCGGACGGTATCGCGCTCGGGCATGTGGTGCTGCACGAGCCGCGCATCGTCGTGACGCAGTTGATGGCGGAAAATCCGGCGCTCGAATTGGAGCGGCTGTCGCTCGCGCTCGAAAAGCTGCAGTTGAACATCGATGAGATGTTTGATCATGAGCATTTGTCGAACATCGGCGAGCATCGCGATGTGCTCGAAGCCTATCGCATGTTCGCGCATGACAAGGGCTGGCACCGGCGACTGCGCGAAGCCGTCGAAGGCGGGCTGACGGCTGAGGCGGCCGTCGAACGAGTTCAGAATGCGATGCGCACGCGCATGCTGCGCCAGCACGACACCTATTGGCGCGAGCGCCAGCGTGATCTCGATGATCTTTCCGACCGGCTACTGCGCGTGCTCGCGGGGCGGCTCAAGAGTTCGGAAGATGACGGCGGCCTCCCGCCCGATACGATCCTTGTTGCGCGAACGATGGGACCGGCAGAACTACTCGATTACGATCGCAGCAGGCTCAGAGGGCTCGTCGTCGAAGACGGGTCGAGCCAAAGCCACGTTGCGGTTGTAGCGAAGGCGCTCGGCATCGCCGCAATCGGGCAGGCCGCGGGAATCGTCGATCGCGTCTCTGCGGGCGATGCGGCGATCGTCGATGCTGTTGCGGGTGAAGTGCATCTGCGGCCGACGGCCGAAGTGATCTCGGCTTATTCTGACAAAGTGCGGTTTCGCGCGCGCCGGCAGAAGCGCTATCAGTCGCTGCGCGATCGCCCGGCGATCACCAAGGATGGCGTGCCGATTGCGCTGATGATGAATGCGGGTCTGCTCGTCGATCTGCCGCATCTAGACGAAGCCGGTGCGGACGGCATCGGGCTCTATCGCACCGAATTGCAGTTCATGCTGTCGGAGTCGTTCCCACGCCTCGACCGGCAGACGCAGCTCTACAAGGCGGTGATGGACGAAGCCCGCGGCAAGCCCGTCGTGTTTCGCACGCTCGATATCGGCGGCGACAAGGTGCTTCCCTACCTTCGTCAGCCGAAGGAAGAAAACCCGTCGATGGGGTGGCGGGCGATCCGCATGGCGCTCGACCGGCCGGAATTGTTCCGGCTACAGGTGCGGGCCTTGCTCAAGGCGGCGGCAGGGCGTGAGCTGCGGGTGATGATCCCGATGGTTTCGGCGACGTATGAGCTGGGGGCCATCCGTGCGCTGATCGAGCGCGAGAAGGCATTTCTGACGGAGCACGGCCATCCCCTGCCGCAGATCATTCTCGTCGGGGCGATGTTCGAAGTGCCTGCACTTCTGTTCGAGCTCGATGCGTTTCTGTCGCGGGTCGATTTCGTGTCGGTCGGCTCGAACGATCTGATGCAGTTCCTGTTTGCCGCAGACCGCACCAATGCGCGGGTGGCGAGCCGCTTCGATGTGCTGGCGCCAGCACCGCTCCGGGCGCTGAAGTCGCTCATGACGGCTGCCAGCGCGCACAACGTGCCGGTGACACTATGCGGCGAGATGGCAGGCAGCCCGCTCGAAGCCCTGACGCTGATTGGTCTCGGCTTCCGGTCGCTGTCGATGGCGCCGGCCTCCATCGGCCCTATCAAGTCCATGGTGCTGTCGCTCGACGCCGCGAAGGTGACCGCTTTCCTCGACGATCTTTTGAAAGAGGGTGCGAAGGACGTGCGCATGTCCTTGCAGCAGTTCGCAGAAACGGAACACGTCGCGCTCGACGGTTAA
- a CDS encoding MFS transporter, whose protein sequence is MSGATATFERNTASADGGHGDVSPGEIAIGVIIGRTSEFFDFFVYAIASVIVFPKLVFPHLDALTGTLYSFAIFALAFIARPVGTVMFMALDRNYGRAVKLTFTLFLLGTCTVAIAFLPGYEQIGLASAVLLAIFRIGQGLALGGEWDGLPSLLAMNAPENRRGWYAMIPQLGAPLGLMVAAALFAYFAANLSSEDFLDWGWRYPFFVAFAINVVALFARLRMVDTPEYIEHFEQQELEPMPIGETLQKEGRHVIIGAFAPLASFALFHMVTVFPLSWVFLFTTQSPSRFLVIEIIGAIVGLFAIVASGFVADRVGRRNLLSATAAVIAVFSGFAPQLLNGGDVGEIVFMVLGFTLLGLSFGQASGAVASNFAKIYRYTGSALTTDLAWLVGAGFAPFVALWLSSHFGLMAAGGYLLSGAVCTLMALAMSRQLESGDR, encoded by the coding sequence ATGAGTGGAGCCACAGCCACGTTCGAGCGGAACACAGCATCTGCGGATGGCGGGCACGGCGATGTCAGCCCGGGCGAAATCGCCATTGGCGTCATCATTGGCCGGACTTCGGAATTTTTCGACTTTTTCGTTTATGCCATCGCATCGGTCATCGTTTTTCCGAAGCTCGTCTTTCCGCATCTCGATGCCCTGACCGGGACGCTCTATTCGTTCGCGATCTTCGCGCTGGCGTTCATTGCCCGTCCGGTCGGCACGGTCATGTTCATGGCCCTCGACCGCAATTACGGGCGCGCGGTGAAGCTGACGTTCACGCTGTTCCTGCTCGGAACCTGTACGGTCGCGATTGCCTTCTTGCCGGGTTACGAACAGATCGGCCTGGCGTCCGCCGTTCTGCTGGCGATCTTCCGCATCGGCCAGGGTCTGGCGCTTGGCGGCGAATGGGACGGTCTGCCGTCGCTGCTGGCGATGAACGCGCCGGAGAATCGTCGCGGCTGGTACGCCATGATCCCGCAGCTTGGCGCGCCGCTCGGCCTGATGGTCGCGGCCGCGCTGTTCGCTTATTTCGCAGCCAACCTGTCGAGCGAAGATTTCCTGGATTGGGGCTGGCGCTACCCGTTCTTCGTTGCCTTCGCGATCAACGTCGTGGCGCTGTTCGCGCGTCTGCGCATGGTCGATACACCGGAATACATCGAGCACTTCGAGCAGCAAGAGCTTGAGCCGATGCCGATCGGCGAGACGCTGCAAAAGGAAGGCCGCCATGTTATCATCGGCGCCTTTGCACCGCTGGCGAGCTTCGCGCTGTTTCACATGGTGACGGTGTTCCCGCTGTCGTGGGTATTCCTCTTTACGACCCAGAGCCCGTCGCGCTTCCTCGTCATCGAGATCATCGGCGCCATCGTCGGTCTATTCGCGATCGTGGCGTCGGGGTTCGTTGCGGACCGAGTCGGCCGTCGTAACCTGCTCTCGGCCACGGCGGCGGTAATCGCGGTGTTCAGCGGTTTCGCTCCGCAGCTCCTCAACGGCGGTGACGTCGGTGAGATCGTGTTCATGGTGCTGGGCTTCACGCTGCTCGGTCTGTCGTTCGGACAGGCGTCGGGCGCCGTCGCCTCGAACTTCGCCAAGATCTACCGCTATACCGGCTCGGCGTTGACGACCGACTTGGCGTGGCTGGTCGGCGCCGGGTTCGCGCCGTTCGTTGCGCTCTGGCTGTCGAGTCACTTCGGCCTGATGGCGGCGGGCGGCTATCTGCTCTCCGGTGCGGTCTGCACGCTGATGGCGCTCGCGATGAGCCGCCAGCTCGAGTCGGGCGATCGCTAA
- the oxlT gene encoding oxalate/formate MFS antiporter — protein sequence MTIQTESRAPASGIATSTTGRWAQLALGVLCMTMIANLQYGWTLFVNPLHAKFGWEMAAIQWAFTIFILTETWLIPFEGYLEDRLGPRPLVLVGGIMIGLSWLLNSQADSLAMLYVAQAIGGIGAGCVYGTCVGNALKWFPDRRGLAAGVTAAGFGMGSALTIIPISIVIASQGYEAAFLYFGLLQGIVIILVSFLLRSPSKDQFGARVELLSAKRSFAPTEMLKTPVFWIMYLMFVMMAAGGLMATAQLAPIAKDFKVADVPVSLVGITLPALTFALSLDRILNGVTRPFFGWVSDKIGRETTMFIAFGIEGVGLLALARMGHDPILFVVLTGLVFFAWGEIYSLFPATCGDTFGSKFATTNAGLLYTAKGTASLLVPFSSLLTQATGNWHAVFYTAAGMNILAAILALAVLRPMRQRMARNI from the coding sequence ATGACTATTCAAACGGAGTCGCGCGCTCCGGCTTCTGGCATTGCGACGTCAACCACCGGACGGTGGGCGCAGCTCGCGCTGGGGGTGCTGTGCATGACGATGATCGCCAACCTGCAATATGGTTGGACGCTCTTCGTCAATCCGCTTCACGCCAAGTTCGGCTGGGAGATGGCGGCGATCCAGTGGGCGTTCACCATCTTCATTCTGACCGAGACGTGGCTCATTCCCTTCGAAGGCTATCTTGAAGATCGCCTCGGGCCGCGGCCGCTCGTCCTGGTCGGCGGCATCATGATCGGCCTATCGTGGCTTTTGAACTCGCAGGCGGACTCGCTGGCGATGCTCTATGTCGCGCAGGCCATCGGCGGTATCGGCGCAGGGTGTGTTTACGGCACGTGCGTCGGCAATGCGCTCAAATGGTTTCCGGATCGTCGCGGTTTGGCGGCCGGTGTGACGGCAGCCGGCTTCGGCATGGGCTCGGCACTGACGATTATTCCAATCTCGATCGTGATCGCATCGCAGGGATACGAAGCGGCGTTTCTTTATTTCGGTCTGCTGCAGGGCATCGTCATCATTCTTGTGTCGTTCCTATTGCGGTCGCCGTCGAAGGATCAGTTCGGTGCGCGCGTCGAGCTGCTTTCGGCCAAGCGGTCGTTCGCACCGACTGAGATGCTGAAGACACCGGTCTTCTGGATCATGTATTTGATGTTTGTGATGATGGCGGCGGGCGGCCTGATGGCGACGGCGCAGCTCGCGCCCATCGCGAAGGACTTCAAGGTTGCAGATGTTCCGGTGTCCCTCGTCGGCATTACGCTTCCGGCGCTCACGTTCGCGCTGTCGCTCGACCGCATTCTCAACGGCGTCACGCGTCCGTTCTTCGGCTGGGTGTCGGACAAAATCGGCCGCGAAACGACAATGTTCATCGCGTTCGGCATTGAGGGCGTCGGCCTGCTGGCGCTGGCGCGCATGGGGCACGATCCGATCCTGTTCGTGGTGCTGACGGGGCTGGTGTTCTTTGCGTGGGGTGAGATCTACAGCCTTTTCCCGGCAACGTGCGGCGACACCTTCGGCTCGAAGTTCGCAACGACGAATGCGGGCCTGCTCTATACTGCCAAGGGCACCGCGTCGCTGCTCGTGCCGTTTTCCAGTCTGCTGACACAGGCGACGGGCAACTGGCATGCCGTGTTCTATACGGCGGCCGGCATGAACATTCTCGCGGCGATTCTCGCGCTTGCCGTTCTACGCCCGATGCGTCAGCGGATGGCGCGGAACATCTAA
- a CDS encoding aspartate kinase: MATVVMKFGGTSVANIERIQNVARHVKREVDAGNKVAVVVSAMAGVTNQLVAWVKEASPLYDAREYDAVVATGEQVTAGLLAITLQAMGLHARSWTGWQVPVKTDTAHGAARILDIPGAEIKSRIEAGEIAVVTGFQGIEPTENRIATLGRGGSDTSAVAIAVALEADVCDIYTDVDGVYTTDPRIVSKAKRLAKISYEEMLEMASLGSKVLQTRSVELAMVYKVKTRVLSSFVAPDAMQPFRADNIENIGTIVCDEDEIVEQQVVSGIAYAKDEAKVTLLNVDDKPGIAARIFGPLADANINVDMIVQNITPDGKHTDMTFTVQAAELPRTLEVLKQAKTDIGHVDVKSSADVVKISVIGVGMRSHAGVAAQMFKTLSEKGINIHAISTSEIKVSVLIDAAYAELAVRALHSAYGLDND; encoded by the coding sequence ATGGCGACCGTAGTCATGAAATTTGGCGGCACGTCGGTCGCCAACATCGAGCGCATCCAGAACGTCGCACGTCACGTGAAGCGCGAGGTCGACGCCGGCAACAAGGTCGCAGTCGTCGTCTCAGCCATGGCCGGGGTGACGAACCAGCTCGTTGCCTGGGTCAAGGAAGCCTCTCCGCTTTACGATGCGCGGGAATACGATGCCGTCGTCGCCACCGGCGAGCAGGTGACGGCGGGGCTTCTCGCCATCACGTTGCAGGCGATGGGCCTGCACGCGCGGTCGTGGACCGGCTGGCAGGTTCCGGTGAAGACCGATACGGCGCATGGTGCGGCGCGAATTCTCGATATCCCAGGCGCCGAGATCAAATCGCGGATCGAAGCCGGCGAGATTGCCGTCGTCACCGGCTTTCAGGGCATCGAGCCCACCGAGAACAGGATCGCAACGCTCGGCCGGGGCGGCTCGGACACGAGTGCGGTCGCGATCGCCGTCGCGCTCGAAGCCGACGTTTGCGATATCTACACCGACGTTGACGGCGTTTACACAACGGACCCGCGCATCGTTTCCAAAGCGAAACGGCTTGCGAAAATTTCCTACGAAGAGATGCTCGAAATGGCGTCGCTCGGCTCGAAGGTCCTGCAGACGCGGTCTGTCGAGCTGGCAATGGTCTACAAGGTCAAGACTCGGGTACTGTCGAGCTTCGTAGCGCCGGACGCCATGCAACCCTTCAGAGCCGATAATATCGAGAATATCGGCACCATCGTATGCGACGAGGATGAGATCGTGGAACAGCAGGTCGTAAGCGGCATCGCCTATGCGAAAGACGAAGCGAAAGTTACGCTTCTGAATGTCGACGACAAACCGGGCATCGCCGCGCGCATCTTCGGACCGCTCGCAGATGCGAATATCAACGTCGATATGATCGTGCAGAACATCACGCCGGACGGCAAGCATACGGATATGACGTTTACCGTGCAGGCGGCCGAGCTGCCGCGCACGCTTGAAGTCTTGAAACAGGCGAAGACCGACATCGGCCACGTCGACGTCAAAAGCTCGGCAGACGTCGTAAAGATTTCGGTCATCGGCGTCGGCATGCGCAGCCATGCGGGCGTTGCAGCGCAGATGTTCAAGACGCTCTCGGAAAAGGGCATCAACATTCACGCGATCTCGACGTCTGAGATCAAGGTCAGTGTTCTGATCGATGCAGCCTACGCCGAACTCGCGGTTCGTGCGTTGCACTCGGCCTACGGGCTCGACAACGACTAG